A stretch of DNA from Chloroflexi bacterium ADurb.Bin180:
CGAGCTGCCCCAGCCTCCGTTCAAGGTGCACCTCTCGCGCAACCCCCACAGCGGCGAGGAAAGCTCAGGGCGGGTCAAGGTGTTCGTGGCCTGCTCCGAGCAGCCTGCTGACGGGTGTAGCTGCCCCCAGGTAGAGCGGGCTTGGGCAAAGAGAGGTCAATCGGCGCGGCCGAGCGGGTGCTCCTGCTCGTCATCTTGCTGGTGGCGGCCTGGCTGCGCCTGGGCTGGCCGCGCATTGTCTCCTTCGGCTACGACGAGGCCAGGGTCAGCCGTCTGGCGCTGGAGATGGCCCACCTGGGCCATTTCGCTGCAGTGGGCATGCCCACATCGGCGGGAGTGCCCAACTTTCCGGCCGCAGTGTGGTTGTATGCTCTTCCCTATGCCCTCTCAACTGATCCCCTCATTGCCGTGGCATTCACCGCCCTGGCCAATGTGCTGGCCGTGGCGGGAGTCTGGTGGCTGGCCAGGCAGGCGTGGGGCAGATGGGCGGCAGTCGCGGCGGCGACGCTCGGCGCAACCTCGCCTTACCTGGTGTTCTACTCGCGGGGCATCTGGGGCCAGGACTGGCTGGTTCCGGGAGCTGTCCTGTGGGCCGTGTGTCTGGTCAAGGGCCTCCGCGAGCAGCGTGACCGGTGGCTCGGGGGCGCGGCGTTTCTTGCCGGGTGTGTCGGCCAGGTCCATCCGGCCGGTTTTTCTCTGGCTGTGGCCACTGCATGGCTCGTAATCCGCTTGCGCTTGTGGCGCTACTGGCGCGGGCTGTGCGCTGGCACAGGCCTGGCGGCGCTGGCCGCGGCGCCGATGGCGGTGCAAGTCCTCAAGTCGCCCACGGAGGCGGAGGGATTGCGGCAGATGCTGGGGCAGCGGGCCACTGCCAGCCTGACCAGCGTGCGGCAACTGGCGCGGCTTGCTGCGAGCAAGGGCTGGGAGTGGTTCTGGCTCGGACCCGACTGGCAGTGGGGCGAGCCGCTGAGAACAGTGCTCGGGTGGCTGCCGCTGCTCCTTGGGGCCACGGTTGCGGTCGGGATGCTGTGGCTGGTGCACGACTGGAGCACGGCGCGCGGAGCGGGCCGGAGCGGCGAAGGCGAAGGAGCGCGTGCGCTGCTCACGATCTTGGTACCCTGGGTAGTCACGGCGCCAGCGTTGTTTCTGTGGTCCAAGACGCCCCCGTACATTCAGTATCAGCTCACTGCGGTGCCGGCAGTCTACTTGGCGGCGGGAGCGGCATTCCGCGGCCGGCGGCGGCCTGCCGGGAGGGTGGTGCTGGCGGCAATGGTTCTGCTGGCCGCCGTGGTGCAGGTGAGGGCGGTGAGCCGCACGCTCGATGTCGTTCAAGAGCGGCAGGTAGCAGGAGGGTTGGGCACGCCGCTGCTCTACGCTCAGACGGCGGTGAACGAGCTGCGCGAGAAGGGCCAGCCAGTCGTGGTGGAGACGGCGGGAGCGGATCCGGCGTTCGATGGGGACGCCGCGGTGTTCGATGTGCTGCTGTGGGGCAGCGAGCGGCGGCTGGTGGATGGGCGGGTGGCGCTGCTGGTGCCGGAGAAAGGAGCCAACCTGCTGTTCAACTTTGACACGCTGCCGGCATGGGAAGTAGCGAGTGATTTGGGCATCGGTGTGCCGGGCACGTTGCCACGCCGTCAAGGAGAACCGCCTTATGCCACATTGCAGGCGTCCGTGCCCTTGGTGCCCACGTTGACCTCCATCGAACCGGTGCGCCTGGCCAACGGGGCAGCGTTGAGTGGCTGGACAGTGCAAACCCGCACGGGCGGCGGCACCAGATTGATCACCGCCTGGCGCATCGACCGGCGCGCGGCAGCGCAGTACCATCAGTTCAACCATCTCTACGTAGAGGGAAGGCCTGGCCCGGCGGCGGTACACGATTTCTCAGCGCAGTCGGCTGCCTGGCAGGCGGGCGACCTGCTCATTACCTGGGCCGATTTCGAGTCGGTGGCTGACAAGGTGCTGCGCTGGGAAGTGGGCATGTACTCCTATCCTGGCATAGTGCGCGTGCCTCTGGAAGCCGGGGGCGATGCCATTGTGTTGCAGGCACAACCCTGACACGCGGTTCAGGACACTGGGGAGGAGCACCGTGACCACCAACAAACTCAGCTTGAGAGCGCGGCTCCTGCGCCCGATATGGAGCAGCGTAGTGGCGCAGGTCGGCCGCTACGACACGGTGCAGGAGCTGCGCGCGATGCAGGCTGGCCGCGCAATCAAGCCGCAGGTGCCACGCGGCGTAACCAGGGAGACAGTGTTGGCCGGCGGCGTGGCGGCGGAGTGGCTTGTCCCGGAGAAGGCGCAGCGCGGGGTGCTGTTCTACCTGCACGGCGGCGCATGGACCCTGGGCTACTATCAGCCGCATCGCTGGATGGTAGCGAAGATGGCTCAGGCCACGGAACGCAGGGCGCTGGTGCTGGACTATCGTCTGGCGCCGGAGCACCCCTTCCCGGCAGCGCTCGATGATTGCCTAGCGGCCTACGAGTGGCTGCTGGACCAGGGGGCGAGGGCACAGGAGATCGTCATTGGCGGTGATTCGGCCGGGGGGAACCTGACACTGGCCATGCTGCTGGCCCTGCGCGATAGCCGGCGGCCGCTGCCAGCGGCGGCGGTGTGCCTCTCACCGGTGACGGCGCTGGTGCCACCGGAGGGGGTAGAGCTGGCGCCAGTCGATGCGCCGCAGGTTCGCGATGCCGGGCTCCCAGTGGAATGGGCGCAGAACCAGCTCGCCTCGTACGTGGGCGACAACGACCCGCGCCAGCCGCTGATCTCGCCGTACTATGGCCACCTGCGGGGCCTGCCGCCGCTGCTTATCCAGGCCGGGGGCAACGAATGGCTGAGAGAGGACGCGGCGCGGTTCACGGCGAAGGCTCAAGAGGCAGGAGCAGACGTCACGTTGCAGGTGTGGCCCGGGATGTGGCACGTGTGGCAGATCCTGGTCGGGTGGATGCCCGAGGCTGACCGGGCGGTGGAGGAGATCGCCGCGTTTTGCCGCCGGCAGCAGGCGCAGGGCGGTGGCGAGGGGGTGAAGCAGGCAGCGAAAGAGGATGGAACACGACAGAGTCGGCCGTCGTCTGGCAACAGTAGTGAAGGCACGTCTTGAGGCAAGGAGGAAGACACAGAATGAGTAACAGGATGAGCAGGATGTTGGTACTGGCGGTGCTGGTCTTGGCCGCGTCGGCTTGTGCTGCGGCCAAGGCGCAGTCCACGCCCACGCCGCCAACCCAGATCGCGAACCCGGCTTCGGAAAACTGCGTGAAGCAGGGCGGCAGGCTGGTCATCGAAAAGCGCGGTGACGGCGGCGAGTACGGGATCTGCTACTTTGAGGACAACCGACAGTGCGAGGAATGGGCCCTGCTCCGGGGTGACTGTCCGGTGGGCGGGCGCAAGATCACCGGCTATGCAACCAAGGCAGCGGCCTACTGCGCCATCACTGGCGGCACCTACCAGATCACAGCAGAGAGCGGGGGGGACCGGGAGAAGGGCACCTGCACCCTGAAGAGCGGCGCGGTGTGCGACGCAGAGGCTTACTACAACGGCCAGTGCGACTCGAGCACGGCAGCAGCGCTGAAGAAGTACGCGGATCCCTTTGCCTACTGCGCGGCAGTGGGCACCGTGCCGGCTCCTGACGCCCGGTACGACGGCGACGCGCTGCCGGAGGCGCTCGTGCAGGCGATGGTACGCGGCAACATCGTTTCCGCCGATGCACCAGCCGAGATTCAGAAGAACGCGGTGTGGCGCTGCGCTGACGGCAAGGTCAAGGTCTGCCACAGAGGGGCCAACCTGCCGTGCGAAGAGATGGCCGACGCCAGCGGCATTGCCAGCTCGGAGATGGAAGCTTTCTGCCAGGAGAACAAGTCGGCCGAAGTGATTCCGGCGGCGGTCACCGGACGGGCGACGGTGTTTGAGTGGAAGTGCGTCGATGGCAAGGCGACGGTGGCCAAGCAGGTGCTGAAGGTCGACGCGCAGGGCTTTATCGGCGACTTTTGGTTCGAGCTGAAGCAGTAACGCTCGGCGCGGCCGTTCGTTACCACCAAGCGCCCTCCAGACCCCCGTGGTCTGGGGGGCGTTTTGTTTGGTTAGACTGGCGGCGGCTTGGATTGTGGGAAGAGCTGTGCTAGAATTGCCCTCGATTTCCCCTGACGAGAGGCGCCGAACCAATGGCCAAATCAAGACGCACCAGGCAGTTACCAGAGGTCGCCCCACAACCCAGGACCACCAACCGCTGGTTGTTGGTGGGAGTCGTCCTGCTGGTCCTGCTGGCCATGCTGATTCTGGCGCTGACTCGCCCCAAACTAGCACCGAAGGAGACTGTATTGCCAGAGCAAGTCGCCACCAAGCGGTACGCATCGGCGCCGCCGATGACCATCGACGTGAAGAAGCACTATACGGCCACGGTCGAGATGGCCAAGGGCGGCAAGTTTGAGATCCAGCTCTTCCCCGACAAGGCGCCCATCACGGTAAACAGCTTTGTCTTTCTGGCCAGGGACGGCTACTTTGACGGAGTGACCTTTCACCGGGTGCTGGACGGGTTCATGGCCCAGGGCGGCGATCCCACCGGAACGGGTCGCGGCGGGCCGGGCTACCAGTTCGTGAACGAAGACAGCGACCTGAAATTCGACAAGGCCGGAGTTGTAGCCATGGCCAATGCGGGCCGCAATACCAACGGCAGCCAGTTCTTTATCACCTTTGCCCCGCAGTCGTACCTCAACGGGGGCTATACCATCTTTGGCCAGGTGGTGAGCGGTATGGACGTCGTGAACGGCCTGCGCAGGCGCGATCCCGACGACAGGCCCACCTACAACGGCGATGCCATCCGCACGATCACCATACAGGAAAAGTAGCGCCGGTCAGGTCGGGGAGGGAGAATGGCCGAAGGGCGGCAGAAGTACAGCGAAGCGAACCGGCAGGCCTGGAACGAGGCCATGCCCTACCACCAGCGGGCGGCCAAGGAAAAGTGGGACCGACTGTTTGCTGCTTCCGGCTATTCGTGCCTGGACGAGGTCGAGCTGGCCGAATGGCAGCGCTTGGGCATCGATGGCAGGGCCGTGGCCCACCTGTGCTGCAACAACGGAGTGGAGCTGCTGTCGCTCAAGAACCTCGGTGCGGGCCTGTGCGTCGGATTTGACATAGCGGATGAGGCGATCGCTGAGGCGCAGGAGCGAGCGGCGCGCTGCGGGATCGATTGCCGTTTCATTCGTACGGACGTCTATCAGATCCCTGCCGAGTGGGACGGGCAGTTCGACGTGGTGTACATAACGGCGGGGGCGCTGGCCTGGCTGCCTGACCTGCCAGGGCTGATGGCCGTGGCGGCGAGGCTGCTGCGCCAGGGCGGAAGAGTCTTCATCCACGAGATCCATCCGGTGTCCACGATGCTGCCCGACGACAGCCTGAGGGACCAGAACCCGCTGCAAATCAACGATGTGTATTTCAAGAGCGAGCCGTGGGTGTGGTACGGCGACCTGGACTATGTCGGCGGGACACACTACGACTCTCAACTGCCCCAGTACGAGTTTGCCCACCCACTGTCGGAGATCATCACGGCGCTGGTGGAGAACGGCCTGGCCGTGGAGCAGTTTTTCGAGTTTGAGAAGGACATCTCGGCGGGTCACCAGAGGCAGGAGGGCAAAGGCCTGCCCCTGAGTTACATACTGATCGGCCGGCTCGGCGCTGGCGCGGCGAGATAGGTGACGAATGGCCGACAGGGTGGTGCCCACGAGGCAGGGCGACGTCTTGATCCGTGCCGCGCGGGAGGGTGACGTCGAGGCCTACCGTGAGCTGCGCCTGGAGGCGCTGCAGAACCACCCCGACGCCTTTGGTTCGGACTATGCGACGGCGGCCGCGAATCCGCCGGAGTACTGGACCGAGCGCCTGAAGAACGCAGGAAGCACCGCGCCGGCGATGTTCATAGCCCGGGCGGAGGGTCAGCCCGTGGGGCTGTGCGGACTGGCGAGAGAGAACCGTCCCAAGAGCCGCCACAGCGCTGAGCTGATCAGCCTGTACGTGCGTTCGGCGTGGCGCGGGCTGGGAGTGGGAGAGGCGCTGGTCAAAGCGGCACTGGACTGGGGCAGCAAGCACGGCGTGCGCATCGTCAAGCTGGCCGTGGTGACACAGAACTGCTTCGCCATCCGGCTGTACGAGCGCTGCGGTTTTACGCCCTATGGCACGGAGCCAGAGGTCATCTATCTGAACGGCCGCCTGTACGACATGATCCTGATGTACCGCAGAATAGACGCGAGCGCCTCCGGCGCTGCTGTGCCGGAAACGACAGGAGGAGAAGCAGCGATGCTCATTCGACGCTCCAGCGATGTGGCCCCCGTTCGCTACGGAAACGGGGTTGAAAAGCGCGTGCTGCTCGGGCCCAACCAGGGCGCGCCCCATTTTGTGATGCGAACCATAGATGTTCCGCCAGGCCAATCGTCGCCCTGGCACAAGCACGAGTGGGAGCACGAGATGTTTGTGCTCGCGGGCAGCGGGGTGGCAGTGCGGGAGGATGGCGAGACAGCGATCAGCGTGGGGGATGCCATCTTGGTGCCGGGCAATGAGATGCACAGCGTGAAGAACACCGGCACTGAGCTGCTGCGCTTTATCTGCATGGTGCCGCTGAGCGGCGAAGACAACCCCTAGGGGACGGACGAGAGCCCGGTGTTGAAGCGACGCGGCGGCGGCCGGCAGGGCCTGCCGGGATGCGATGGATGACGAACAAGATCTCGCTGCCAGCGGGTGTGGCGCAGACGAACCTGATCACGCTGTACGCGCGAGCGCTCGAGTCGCAGCGCGACGATGCTCTGCTGCGCGACGAGCGTGCGGTTGAGCTCGTACAAGGGATCGACTATGACTGGACCCGTATCCAGCTCGGGGAAGAGGACCGGGTGGGCCTGGCCCTGCGGGGACTCGAGATGGACCGCCTGTGCCGTGATTTCATGGGCAGGCACCCCGGGGGCTGCGCGGTGCACATCGGCTGCGGCCTGGATACTCGCTTCTGGCGCGTCGAT
This window harbors:
- the mlhB gene encoding Monoterpene epsilon-lactone hydrolase encodes the protein MTTNKLSLRARLLRPIWSSVVAQVGRYDTVQELRAMQAGRAIKPQVPRGVTRETVLAGGVAAEWLVPEKAQRGVLFYLHGGAWTLGYYQPHRWMVAKMAQATERRALVLDYRLAPEHPFPAALDDCLAAYEWLLDQGARAQEIVIGGDSAGGNLTLAMLLALRDSRRPLPAAAVCLSPVTALVPPEGVELAPVDAPQVRDAGLPVEWAQNQLASYVGDNDPRQPLISPYYGHLRGLPPLLIQAGGNEWLREDAARFTAKAQEAGADVTLQVWPGMWHVWQILVGWMPEADRAVEEIAAFCRRQQAQGGGEGVKQAAKEDGTRQSRPSSGNSSEGTS
- the ywnH gene encoding putative phosphinothricin acetyltransferase YwnH — translated: MADRVVPTRQGDVLIRAAREGDVEAYRELRLEALQNHPDAFGSDYATAAANPPEYWTERLKNAGSTAPAMFIARAEGQPVGLCGLARENRPKSRHSAELISLYVRSAWRGLGVGEALVKAALDWGSKHGVRIVKLAVVTQNCFAIRLYERCGFTPYGTEPEVIYLNGRLYDMILMYRRIDASASGAAVPETTGGEAAMLIRRSSDVAPVRYGNGVEKRVLLGPNQGAPHFVMRTIDVPPGQSSPWHKHEWEHEMFVLAGSGVAVREDGETAISVGDAILVPGNEMHSVKNTGTELLRFICMVPLSGEDNP
- the ppiB gene encoding putative peptidyl-prolyl cis-trans isomerase — encoded protein: MAKSRRTRQLPEVAPQPRTTNRWLLVGVVLLVLLAMLILALTRPKLAPKETVLPEQVATKRYASAPPMTIDVKKHYTATVEMAKGGKFEIQLFPDKAPITVNSFVFLARDGYFDGVTFHRVLDGFMAQGGDPTGTGRGGPGYQFVNEDSDLKFDKAGVVAMANAGRNTNGSQFFITFAPQSYLNGGYTIFGQVVSGMDVVNGLRRRDPDDRPTYNGDAIRTITIQEK